The genomic segment CACGAATATAACGAGCAGTTGACTTCCGACGCCTTATACAGAGCTAATACCAATACACCGAGCAGCAATCAAGGCAAAGATTTGCACACGCTCTATGAGCAAGCCTTAGACGCTGGCAATGGCCTGATGGCCCGCGTGCAGATACCTAGTATCGGCTTGGATTTGCCCATTTATCATGGCACAGCTGATGACACCTTGCTTGAGGGAGTGGGACATCTTGAAGGTACATCTTTGCCAGTTGGTGGCAAAGGAACGCATGCTGTATTAACAGGGCATCGTGGTCTTGCTCAAGCTACTATGTTTACCAATTTGGATAAAGTTAAGGACGGGGATCTTTTTACTGTATCGACTTTCGGACAGGTGCTGACATACCGTGTCACTCGCATCCAAGTAGTTGACCCTGATCAAACTCGTTCTTTACAAGCCGTTGAAGGAAAAGATTTGGTGACGTTGGTTACCTGCACTCCTTTGGGCATTAATACGCAGCGAATTTTCGTGACGGGAGAACGTATCACTCCTACGCCGCAATCTGCCATTGCCGCAGCAACAGATACACCAGACGTACCTGGTGTTCCATGGTGGCTCTTTGCGCTGCTTGCCGTGGTGGCGATGGACCTCATCTGGTTAAAACGCGCTCTGCAACAGTCGGGCAGAGGCAAACATATCGGAAAGCAGATTCCGGCAGGTAGTTGAAGTTGAGAAGTATGTCTTAAACGGCGCTGTGGGTCGACGTTAATGCTTACGT from the Bifidobacterium sp. genome contains:
- a CDS encoding class C sortase; this translates as MVLAGAAILLYPSAASWVSQYNQSSIVAHGVPDTRQSDAEKNAKALSLAHEYNEQLTSDALYRANTNTPSSNQGKDLHTLYEQALDAGNGLMARVQIPSIGLDLPIYHGTADDTLLEGVGHLEGTSLPVGGKGTHAVLTGHRGLAQATMFTNLDKVKDGDLFTVSTFGQVLTYRVTRIQVVDPDQTRSLQAVEGKDLVTLVTCTPLGINTQRIFVTGERITPTPQSAIAAATDTPDVPGVPWWLFALLAVVAMDLIWLKRALQQSGRGKHIGKQIPAGS